The Brenneria rubrifaciens genome has a window encoding:
- the recF gene encoding DNA replication/repair protein RecF (All proteins in this family for which functions are known are DNA-binding proteins that assist the filamentation of RecA onto DNA for the initiation of recombination or recombinational repair.): MALTRLLIKDFRNIEAADLTLAPGFNFLVGANGSGKTSVLEAIYTLGHGRAFRSVQAARVIRHDQAEFVLHGRIDSAEQERSVGLSKNRQGDSKVRIDGSDGHKVAELAQLLPIQLITPEGFTLLNGGPKYRRAFLDWGCFHNEPGFFSAWSKMKRLLRQRNAALRQVSHYGQLRAWDQELVPLALRISEWRGQYSEAIVGDISATCTQFLPEFSLGFSFQRGWDKESEYAELLERQFERDRLLGYTALGPHKADFRIRASGVAVEDMLSRGQLKLLMCALRLAQGEFLTRQNGLRCLYLIDDFASELDSTRRRLLAERLKATHAQVFVSAVSAEQIDDMGGEKGKMFRVEQGKITVQSQD, translated from the coding sequence ATGGCGCTTACTCGTCTTTTGATTAAAGATTTTCGCAATATTGAAGCGGCCGATCTGACGCTGGCCCCCGGCTTTAACTTTTTGGTCGGGGCGAACGGCAGCGGTAAAACCAGCGTGCTGGAAGCGATTTATACGCTGGGGCATGGCCGGGCGTTCCGCAGTGTGCAGGCGGCGCGCGTTATTCGCCACGATCAGGCTGAATTTGTTCTGCATGGCCGTATTGACAGCGCTGAGCAAGAGCGCTCCGTCGGGCTGAGTAAAAATCGTCAGGGCGACAGTAAGGTGCGCATTGACGGCAGCGACGGCCATAAAGTGGCGGAGCTGGCGCAGCTACTGCCGATTCAGCTAATTACCCCCGAAGGTTTTACCTTGCTGAACGGCGGGCCAAAGTATCGCCGCGCTTTTCTCGACTGGGGCTGTTTTCATAACGAACCCGGTTTTTTTTCCGCCTGGAGCAAAATGAAACGTCTGCTGCGTCAGCGTAATGCGGCGCTGCGGCAGGTGAGCCATTACGGTCAGCTCAGAGCCTGGGATCAGGAACTGGTGCCTTTGGCTTTGCGTATCAGCGAATGGCGGGGGCAGTACAGTGAAGCGATTGTTGGGGATATCTCTGCGACCTGTACGCAATTCCTACCCGAATTTTCTCTCGGGTTTTCGTTCCAGCGTGGCTGGGACAAAGAAAGTGAGTATGCCGAACTGCTGGAGCGTCAGTTTGAACGCGACCGGCTGTTAGGCTACACGGCGCTTGGGCCGCATAAAGCCGACTTTCGTATCCGCGCTAGCGGCGTGGCCGTTGAGGATATGTTATCCCGCGGTCAGTTAAAGCTGCTGATGTGCGCATTAAGACTGGCCCAGGGTGAGTTCCTCACCCGTCAGAACGGACTGCGCTGTCTGTATCTGATCGACGATTTTGCTTCCGAACTGGATAGTACCCGCCGCCGTTTACTGGCTGAACGGTTAAAAGCCACGCATGCACAGGTTTTTGTCAGCGCGGTCAGCGCTGAACAGATAGACGACATGGGTGGTGAAAAGGGCAAGATGTTCCGCGTGGAACAGGGTAAAATAACGGTTCAATCACAGGACTAA